A single region of the Drosophila miranda strain MSH22 chromosome 2, D.miranda_PacBio2.1, whole genome shotgun sequence genome encodes:
- the LOC108157092 gene encoding myosin-9-like — protein sequence MARQRESHLSHEGDDEDITGFSTANSVSDICDQCCSIQQEQMKKLEKQLQSKSNKPQTLAQQATDNREKLDVGENRRSILEEQLKLAFQEMQQSQDILVDSQAMCMNQEDGMEKLRDYKRRLEQSSGQLQQTIAELNEHHRAHCHPLKGSLGLAQSRCRQLESEKIHQQQYVMELEAKIASFEHTVGLLSNHSNCAQARLHSIDALLLKNQTPQGVTACLSHDDRMARLHRALANPKETTDEIIKLQELLKERDRDLHLLRTKDSQSLGKLTALSEEKTRQDSRISCLQKELSELQQKATSYSQLQQQIYPLIAERDALRELNEKSDNHLKGIQAEVLRLNQDNGNLRQKCYRLILDKWKLTVKRVKSNELRLEMDRKRDLLVQAKLKMDRLSKLHAETSRENEYFREQYANLKRNMQSDKINSEQLVNVLKIEKDNLQKELDNLQKRWEREMSANCSKCLEKSKGIRKAELQMANLQKTNKRQANIIKEHLGNVDQGNLLTADVTVFKRNVEQLKDYIKEQKNVDKSVTPHDTSETCQSFRGATEASTTSTELTYEHIKQIEQRCCDQIAEESKSLSSQMRKAGEKYQCLQAKYEQRLKEVELLMRTITEERAQSSKILDAKNAELKSILGKSREKERLIADLQHGFDDVFSSIDSERLTMKTVLEQWESQKMQVLQVEKYWQDRIAIMQGHHQQAMETAQNHRLYAEEKAIEYQESLARMKQRMSQERSAYQQREPSETERRQ from the coding sequence ATGGCTAGACAGCGCGAGAGCCATTTGAGCCACGAGGGTGACGATGAAGATATCACAGGCTTCTCAACCGCGAATTCGGTGTCAGATATTTGCGATCAATGCTGCAGCATACAACAGGAGCAAATGAAAAAGTTAGAAAAGCAGCTCCAATCCAAGTCTAACAAGCCACAAACCCTTGCCCAGCAAGCTACCGATAATCGAGAAAAGCTTGATGTGGGGGAGAACCGCCGGAGCATCTTAGAGGAGCAACTGAAGCTAGCATTTCAAGAGATGCAGCAATCGCAGGACATACTGGTAGATTCGCAGGCGATGTGCATGAACCAGGAAGACGGCATGGAGAAGCTGCGGGATTATAAAAGACGTCTGGAGCAGAGCAGTGGCCAGCTGCAGCAGACCATCGCAGAGTTGAATGAACATCATCGGGCACATTGCCATCCGCTGAAGGGGTCTCTCGGCTTGGCCCAGAGCCGATGCAGGCAACTGGAGTCAGAGAAGATTCACCAGCAGCAGTACGTTATGGAGTTGGAGGCCAAGATCGCATCGTTTGAGCACACCGTTGGCCTCCTGAGTAACCATTCCAATTGTGCTCAGGCTAGGCTGCATTCGATCGATGCTCTATTGCTAAAGAATCAAACACCGCAGGGTGTCACCGCTTGCCTCAGTCACGACGATCGCATGGCTCGCCTTCATCGGGCTCTAGCTAATCCCAAAGAGACGACGGATGAAATTATCAAGCTACAAGAGCTGCTGAAGGAGCGCGACAGGGATCTGCACTTGCTTCGCACGAAGGATAGTCAGTCCCTAGGGAAACTTACCGCTTTAAGCGAGGAAAAAACGCGCCAGGATTCGCGCATTTCGTGTCTGCAAAAAGAACTTAGTGAACTACAACAAAAGGCCACAAGCTATtcgcaactgcagcagcaaaTTTATCCGTTAATAGCAGAGCGGGATGCTCTAAGGGAGCTCAACGAGAAGAGCGACAATCACCTCAAAGGGATTCAAGCTGAAGTGCTGAGACTGAACCAAGATAACGGAAATCTCAGACAGAAATGTTATCGGCTGATCCTGGATAAGTGGAAGCTGACTGTTAAGCGGGTCAAATCAAATGAGCTTCGCCTGGAGATGGATCGCAAACGTGATCTGTTAGTTCAAGCAAAACTGAAGATGGATCGGCTGTCAAAACTGCACGCGGAGACTTCTCGTGAAAATGAGTATTTTCGTGAACAATATGCCAATCTCAAGCGAAATATGCAATCCGATAAAATCAACTCAGAGCAGCTGGTCAACGTGCTCAAGATAGAGAAGGACAATCTTCAGAAAGAGCTCGACAACTTGCAGAAAAGATGGGAGCGAGAGATGTCCGCTAATTGTAGCAAATGTCTTGAAAAATCGAAAGGTATTAGAAAGGCTGAGCTTCAAATGGCGAACCTCCAGAAGACAAACAAAAGGCAGGCAAACATAATCAAAGAACATTTGGGGAATGTGGATCAAGGTAATCTCTTGACAGCGGATGTCACTGTGTTCAAGAGGAACGTCGAGCAGCTTAAGGACTACATTAAAGAGCAGAAAAATGTTGATAAGTCGGTCACTCCCCACGATACTTCAGAGACCTGCCAGAGTTTCAGAGGCGCTACGGAGGCGTCAACGACTTCGACAGAGCTCACCTACGAGCACATCAAGCAGATTGAGCAGCGATGTTGCGATCAAATTGCGGAGGAGTCTAAGAGCTTATCTTCTCAGATGCGAAAGGCAGGGGAGAAGTACCAATGTCTTCAAGCCAAGTATGAACAGCGCCTGAAGGAAGTGGAGCTGCTGATGCGCACCATTACGGAGGAGCGTGCCCAGTCCTCGAAAATTCTGGACGCTAAGAATGCCGAACTAAAAAGCATTCTGGGGAAAAGTCGCGAAAAGGAACGACTCATAGCCGACCTTCAGCACGGCTTCGACGATGTATTTTCTAGCATTGATTCCGAGCGCCTAACGATGAAGACAGTGTTGGAACAGTGGGAGTCGCAAAAGATGCAGGTCTTGCAGGTGGAGAAATACTGGCAGGATCGGATTGCTATTATGCAAGGTCACCATCAGCAGGCCATGGAGACTGCCCAAAACCACAGGCTCTACGCAGAAGAGAAGGCTATAGAGTACCAAGAGTCGCTGGCTAGGATGAAGCAGCGTATGAGCCAGGAGCGCAGTGCATATCAACAACGAGAGCCAAGTGAGACCGAGCGACGCCAATAG